Genomic window (bacterium):
CACGTGAAGGGCCGCCCGAGCAGCCACGTCGTGCTGCAGGTGCCGGCGGGGGAGGAGCCGCCGCGCGAGGTGCTCGAGGCCGCCGCCGCGGTCGCCGCCTGGCACAGCAAGGTGCGCGAGGCCAAGCTGGTGGCGGTCTCCGGGACCCAGGCCCGTTTCGTGACGAAACCGCCCGGAGCGAAACCGGGCACGGTCCAGATCCGTAAGGAAAAGACGTTCCTGGTCAAGCCGGGGATACCCGGCTGACGTCTGTGCGCCTGCGAGCGATCCCCGGTCCGACACCTGCAGTTTCCCAGGAGGCGAATCCCTTGAAACGACTGGCCATTCTTACCCTC
Coding sequences:
- a CDS encoding NFACT RNA binding domain-containing protein, which translates into the protein MTDRRPPEPALWRYELPGGWVVLAGRTDADNDRLSLKIAKPNDWWFHVKGRPSSHVVLQVPAGEEPPREVLEAAAAVAAWHSKVREAKLVAVSGTQARFVTKPPGAKPGTVQIRKEKTFLVKPGIPG